From the genome of Thioflexithrix psekupsensis, one region includes:
- a CDS encoding bifunctional 2-methylcitrate dehydratase/aconitate hydratase, whose amino-acid sequence MSAYDIRDTKRPDPDQVFVDIADYVMNYDVTQSKEAMETARYCLMDTLGCGLLALSYPACTKVLGPVVPGASMPNGVRVPGTSYELDPVQGAFNIGAMIRWLDFNDTWLAAEWGHPSDNLGGILAVADYLSRKAVSEGKPALTMKQVLEAMIKAHEIQGVIALENGFNRVGLDHVMLVRIATTAVVTKMLGGTRQEVIDAVSHAWIDGSALRTYRHAPNTGSRKSWAAGDATSRGVRLALMVLRGEMGYPSALTAKTWGFNDVLFKGNSLKFTQSYATYVMENVLFKISFPAEFHSQTACEAAVTLHPHVVGKFDQIEKIVIETQESGVRIIDKTGPLNNPADRDHCIQYMVAVPLIKGNLTAEDYEDDVASNPLIDELRNKMEVVENKQFTVDYLDAAKRSIGNSVQVFFKDGSKTEKVSVEYPIGHRRRRAEGIPVLQAKFERNLATRLSPKKSAQILTLCADQATLESTAVNEFMSLFVV is encoded by the coding sequence ATGTCTGCTTACGACATTCGAGATACAAAACGCCCTGATCCTGATCAAGTTTTCGTGGATATTGCTGATTACGTTATGAATTACGACGTAACGCAAAGCAAGGAAGCGATGGAAACGGCGCGTTATTGTTTAATGGATACTTTGGGTTGTGGACTGTTGGCGTTGAGCTACCCAGCGTGTACAAAAGTGTTGGGGCCAGTGGTACCAGGCGCGTCTATGCCGAATGGCGTACGAGTACCGGGGACTTCTTACGAATTAGACCCCGTACAAGGTGCGTTTAACATTGGTGCGATGATTCGTTGGTTGGATTTCAACGACACGTGGTTAGCCGCAGAATGGGGACATCCGTCAGACAATTTAGGTGGTATTTTAGCGGTAGCGGATTACTTGAGTCGCAAAGCGGTTTCTGAAGGGAAGCCTGCATTGACCATGAAACAAGTTTTAGAAGCGATGATTAAAGCGCATGAAATTCAAGGTGTTATTGCTTTAGAAAATGGTTTTAATCGCGTTGGTTTAGACCATGTGATGTTAGTGCGGATTGCCACGACCGCGGTGGTCACCAAAATGTTGGGCGGTACACGCCAAGAAGTTATCGACGCAGTATCACACGCATGGATTGATGGTAGTGCGTTACGCACCTATCGCCACGCTCCAAATACAGGTTCACGCAAGAGCTGGGCGGCAGGCGACGCGACCAGTCGCGGCGTGCGTTTGGCGTTAATGGTGTTACGTGGTGAAATGGGTTATCCTTCTGCGTTGACCGCGAAAACATGGGGTTTTAACGACGTATTATTCAAAGGCAACAGCTTGAAATTCACCCAATCCTACGCGACTTACGTCATGGAAAATGTGTTATTCAAGATTTCCTTCCCCGCCGAATTCCACTCACAAACCGCGTGTGAAGCCGCAGTCACATTGCATCCGCACGTGGTGGGCAAATTCGATCAAATCGAAAAAATCGTGATCGAAACCCAAGAATCAGGTGTGCGGATTATCGACAAAACAGGCCCCTTAAACAATCCTGCTGACCGCGATCATTGTATTCAATACATGGTGGCCGTGCCTTTGATCAAAGGCAATTTGACTGCGGAAGATTACGAGGACGACGTGGCTTCTAATCCTTTGATCGACGAGTTACGCAACAAGATGGAAGTCGTTGAAAACAAACAATTTACTGTAGATTACTTAGACGCAGCCAAGCGTTCTATTGGTAATTCAGTACAAGTGTTTTTCAAAGACGGCAGTAAGACTGAAAAGGTTTCAGTAGAATACCCAATTGGTCATCGTCGTCGCCGCGCCGAAGGCATCCCAGTATTGCAAGCGAAATTCGAGCGTAATCTAGCTACTCGTTTATCGCCCAAAAAATCAGCCCAGATTTTAACACTCTGCGCTGATCAAGCGACACTGGAGAGTACGGCGGTGAATGAGTTTATGAGTTTGTTTGTGGTGTAG
- the greA gene encoding transcription elongation factor GreA has product MNKSPMTVKGAEQLRAELQELKSVTRPKIIAAIAEARAHGDLKENAEYHAAREQQSFVEGRIAEIEGKLATAHIIDVSRLPNNGKIVFGATVVLMNVETEEEVTYQIVGEDEADIKANLISVTSPIARALINKEEGEIAVVQAPSGKREYEIIEVKYV; this is encoded by the coding sequence ATGAATAAATCCCCAATGACAGTTAAGGGTGCGGAGCAATTGCGGGCAGAATTGCAGGAGTTAAAATCGGTGACGCGGCCGAAAATTATCGCAGCTATTGCCGAAGCCAGAGCGCATGGCGATTTGAAAGAAAATGCGGAATATCATGCCGCTCGTGAGCAGCAATCTTTTGTGGAAGGGCGCATTGCCGAGATTGAAGGCAAATTAGCCACGGCGCACATTATTGATGTTTCGCGTTTGCCGAATAATGGCAAAATTGTTTTTGGTGCCACAGTGGTGTTAATGAACGTGGAAACGGAAGAGGAAGTGACTTATCAAATTGTCGGTGAAGATGAAGCCGATATTAAGGCTAATTTAATTTCTGTGACTTCGCCCATTGCACGCGCTTTGATTAATAAAGAAGAAGGCGAAATTGCCGTGGTGCAAGCCCCCAGTGGCAAAAGAGAATATGAAATTATCGAAGTGAAATATGTTTAA
- the carB gene encoding carbamoyl-phosphate synthase large subunit, translating to MPKRTDIQSILIIGAGPIVIGQACEFDYSGAQACKALKQEGYRVILVNSNPATIMTDPNMADATYIEPIQWETVARIIEHERPDALLPTMGGQTALNCALDLVKNGVLAQFNVEMIGASQEAIEKAEDRELFRDAMRKIGLDMPYSIIVRNIDEALAAEAEIGFPIVIRPSFTLGGSGGGIAYNREEFLAICTRGLELSPIHELLVEQSVLGWKEYEMEVVRDRKDNCIIVCAIENLDPMGVHTGDSITVAPTQTLTDKEYQIMRNASIAVLREIGVDTGGSNVQFAINPENGHMIIIEMNPRVSRSSALASKATGFPIAKVAAKLAIGYTLDELANDITGGVTPASFEPSIDYVVTKVPRFTFEKFPQAEPLLTTQMKSVGEVMAMGRTFQESLQKVLRGLETGAFGFDERLDPNQDLTSDEVRDVLRHHLQVPGPERLWYISDAFRAGWSIQDVFDFTKIDPWFLTQIANLIEEEAEVKAGGLAALTADRLRVLKRKGFADARLAQLVGVSELTLRTQRHEFGIRPVYKRVDSCAAEFASNTAYMYSTYEQACEAEPTKREKIIILGGGPNRIGQGIEFDYCCVQAALALREDGYETIMVNCNPETVSTDYDTSDRLYFEPLTLEDVLEIVHLEQPKGVIVQYGGQTPLKLARPLEAAGVPIIGTSPDSIDLAEDRERFQQLVDQLGFRQPPNRTARTPEVAIACAEEIGYPLVVRPSYVLGGRAMEIVYNQDELRNYMRYAVAVSNDSPVLLDRFLNDATEIDVDAICDGESVLIGGIMEHIEQAGIHSGDSACSLPPYTLSPMLQDELREQISRMAKQLNVIGLVNAQFAIQQDTVFVLEVNPRASRTVPFVSKATGLSLAKIAARCMVGQTLAQQGVTSECIPHYYSVKESVFPFVKFPTVDPLLGPEMKSTGEVMGVGRTFGEAFAKSLLASGSSLPSPGVAFISVREADKGAVVGVARSLLDLGFSLIATRGTAQALKEAGLPCEAVNKVLEGRPHVVDKIKNDEIAFIINTTEGKQAIADSFTIRRSALQHKVTYTTTIAGARATVLALKTTDIRGVNRLQDLHKELSGLNYTQASPT from the coding sequence ATGCCTAAACGTACAGACATTCAAAGTATTCTGATTATTGGGGCGGGGCCGATTGTGATTGGTCAAGCCTGTGAATTTGATTATTCTGGGGCGCAAGCCTGTAAAGCCTTGAAACAAGAAGGGTATCGGGTCATTTTGGTCAATTCCAATCCCGCCACGATCATGACCGATCCCAATATGGCGGATGCGACGTATATCGAACCCATTCAATGGGAAACCGTTGCCCGCATTATCGAACACGAACGCCCTGATGCCCTATTGCCCACAATGGGCGGGCAAACGGCGTTAAATTGCGCGTTAGATTTGGTTAAAAATGGGGTTTTGGCGCAATTTAATGTCGAAATGATCGGCGCGTCGCAAGAAGCCATCGAAAAAGCTGAAGATCGGGAATTATTCCGCGATGCCATGCGTAAAATTGGCTTAGACATGCCTTATTCGATCATTGTGCGCAATATAGACGAAGCCTTAGCCGCAGAAGCAGAAATTGGTTTTCCCATTGTCATTCGTCCTTCGTTTACTTTAGGCGGCAGCGGCGGTGGAATTGCGTATAATCGTGAGGAATTTTTAGCCATTTGTACTCGCGGTTTAGAATTATCGCCCATTCATGAATTACTGGTTGAGCAATCCGTATTGGGTTGGAAAGAATACGAAATGGAAGTGGTGCGGGATCGCAAAGATAATTGTATTATTGTCTGTGCGATTGAAAACCTAGACCCCATGGGCGTACACACAGGCGATTCGATCACCGTCGCCCCCACGCAAACCTTGACCGATAAAGAATATCAAATTATGCGTAATGCGTCGATTGCCGTTTTACGGGAAATCGGCGTGGATACGGGCGGCTCTAACGTACAATTTGCGATTAATCCTGAAAATGGTCACATGATCATTATTGAGATGAATCCGCGGGTGTCGCGTTCTTCGGCGTTGGCTTCTAAGGCGACGGGCTTTCCCATTGCCAAAGTCGCGGCAAAATTGGCTATTGGTTATACGTTAGATGAATTGGCTAATGATATTACAGGTGGTGTGACTCCGGCCTCGTTTGAACCGTCAATTGACTACGTGGTGACCAAAGTTCCTCGTTTTACATTTGAAAAATTCCCCCAAGCAGAACCCTTACTGACCACACAAATGAAGTCCGTAGGCGAAGTGATGGCAATGGGTAGAACGTTTCAAGAGTCTTTACAAAAGGTCTTACGTGGCTTGGAAACGGGCGCGTTTGGGTTTGATGAACGCTTAGACCCGAATCAAGATTTAACCAGCGATGAAGTTCGTGATGTTTTACGTCATCATTTACAAGTGCCGGGGCCAGAGCGTTTGTGGTACATTAGCGATGCGTTTCGTGCGGGCTGGTCAATTCAAGATGTGTTTGATTTTACGAAAATTGATCCGTGGTTTTTGACCCAAATCGCCAATTTAATCGAAGAAGAAGCCGAAGTAAAAGCCGGTGGCTTGGCCGCATTAACCGCGGATCGTTTACGTGTGTTAAAACGCAAAGGCTTTGCTGATGCGCGTTTGGCGCAATTGGTGGGTGTAAGCGAATTGACTTTGCGCACACAACGCCATGAATTCGGTATTCGCCCTGTGTATAAGCGCGTGGATTCGTGTGCGGCGGAGTTTGCATCGAATACGGCTTATATGTATTCAACTTATGAGCAGGCCTGTGAAGCAGAACCAACTAAACGAGAAAAAATCATCATTTTAGGTGGCGGGCCAAATCGCATCGGACAAGGGATCGAATTCGATTATTGTTGTGTACAAGCGGCTTTGGCGTTGCGGGAAGATGGTTATGAAACGATTATGGTTAATTGTAATCCTGAGACGGTTTCTACCGATTACGATACCTCTGATCGCTTGTATTTTGAGCCGTTGACTTTGGAAGATGTACTGGAAATTGTACACTTAGAACAGCCTAAAGGGGTGATTGTGCAATACGGTGGACAAACGCCATTAAAATTGGCGCGTCCCCTAGAAGCCGCAGGCGTGCCGATTATTGGCACTTCGCCGGATTCGATTGATTTAGCCGAAGATCGGGAGCGTTTTCAGCAATTGGTGGATCAATTGGGTTTTCGTCAACCGCCCAATCGCACCGCCCGCACGCCCGAAGTAGCCATTGCCTGCGCGGAGGAAATCGGTTATCCCTTAGTAGTCCGTCCGTCTTATGTTTTGGGTGGACGCGCAATGGAAATCGTTTATAATCAAGATGAATTAAGAAATTACATGCGTTATGCGGTGGCGGTGTCGAATGATTCGCCGGTTTTACTCGACCGCTTTTTAAACGATGCCACGGAAATTGATGTGGATGCGATTTGTGATGGTGAATCCGTGTTAATCGGGGGCATCATGGAACATATTGAACAAGCGGGGATTCATTCGGGTGATTCTGCGTGTTCTTTGCCGCCTTATACTTTATCGCCGATGTTACAAGATGAATTACGCGAGCAAATCAGTCGTATGGCAAAACAGCTTAATGTGATTGGTTTGGTCAATGCGCAATTTGCGATTCAGCAAGACACGGTATTTGTATTAGAAGTGAATCCGCGGGCTTCGCGTACTGTGCCATTTGTCTCCAAAGCGACAGGCTTATCTTTGGCGAAAATTGCGGCGCGGTGTATGGTGGGACAAACGCTGGCACAACAAGGTGTTACATCTGAGTGCATTCCGCATTACTATTCGGTGAAAGAATCCGTGTTTCCTTTTGTCAAATTCCCTACGGTCGATCCGTTACTCGGCCCTGAAATGAAGTCCACAGGCGAGGTCATGGGCGTGGGGAGAACGTTTGGCGAGGCGTTTGCCAAGTCGTTATTGGCATCAGGATCGTCGCTGCCAAGTCCCGGCGTGGCGTTTATCAGCGTGCGCGAAGCGGATAAAGGTGCGGTGGTGGGCGTGGCGCGGTCTTTGTTGGACTTGGGTTTTAGCCTGATAGCCACTCGCGGTACAGCGCAAGCCTTGAAAGAGGCGGGTTTACCGTGTGAGGCTGTGAATAAAGTGTTGGAAGGCCGTCCGCATGTGGTGGATAAAATTAAAAATGATGAAATCGCTTTTATCATTAATACCACAGAAGGTAAACAAGCGATTGCGGATTCATTTACCATTCGTCGTTCTGCTTTGCAACACAAAGTGACTTACACCACGACTATCGCAGGCGCACGTGCGACGGTGTTGGCGTTGAAAACAACTGATATTCGCGGCGTAAATCGCTTACAAGATTTACATAAGGAGCTATCAGGTTTAAACTACACCCAAGCCTCACCGACTTAG
- the carA gene encoding glutamine-hydrolyzing carbamoyl-phosphate synthase small subunit produces MNKPALLALADGRLFYGESIGVPGQSVGEVVFNTAMTGYQEILTDPSYHRQLVTLTYPHIGSVGTNSFDQESEQVYAAGLIIRDLPLLASNWRAQETLDDYLIRHNVVAIAGIDTRQLTRILREKGAQNGCVMAGDNLDPDAAIAAARAFAGLKGMDLAQEVTTAETYSWQRRSWQLATNADSPLEASQWHVVAYDFGVKHAILRLLADRGCRLTVVPAKTPAQAILDLQPDGVFLSNGPGDPEPCDYAISAIGTLLEQPYLPIFGICLGHQLLGLASGARTSKMKFGHHGANHPVQDLDNKQVFITSQNHGFAVDESSLPKFLRATHRSLFDGSLQGIERTDKPAFSFQGHPEASPGPHDVSGLFDRFVALMQQKTAQK; encoded by the coding sequence TTGAACAAACCAGCCTTACTCGCACTCGCAGACGGTCGTCTGTTTTATGGAGAATCCATTGGTGTTCCCGGCCAAAGCGTCGGCGAAGTTGTGTTTAACACTGCCATGACGGGTTATCAAGAAATTTTAACCGACCCCTCTTATCATCGACAATTGGTCACGCTCACTTATCCCCACATCGGCAGCGTCGGCACGAATTCGTTTGACCAAGAATCGGAACAGGTTTATGCCGCGGGTTTAATTATTCGGGATTTGCCTTTGTTGGCCAGCAATTGGCGCGCTCAAGAGACTTTAGACGATTATTTAATTCGTCACAACGTGGTGGCGATTGCGGGCATCGATACGCGCCAATTAACCCGTATTTTACGCGAAAAAGGCGCGCAAAACGGTTGTGTAATGGCCGGCGATAACCTTGATCCCGATGCGGCTATTGCCGCAGCACGCGCCTTTGCCGGCTTAAAAGGCATGGATTTAGCCCAAGAAGTCACCACGGCGGAAACTTACTCATGGCAACGTCGTTCATGGCAATTGGCCACCAATGCCGACAGCCCGCTTGAGGCCTCACAATGGCATGTGGTTGCTTATGATTTTGGCGTAAAGCACGCGATTTTGCGCTTACTTGCGGATCGCGGCTGTCGTTTAACTGTCGTTCCTGCGAAAACGCCCGCCCAAGCTATTTTAGATTTGCAACCCGATGGCGTATTTTTATCCAATGGCCCCGGCGATCCAGAACCATGTGATTATGCGATTTCTGCCATTGGAACGCTGTTAGAACAGCCTTATTTGCCGATTTTTGGCATTTGTTTGGGACATCAACTGCTTGGTTTAGCCAGCGGTGCGCGGACTTCAAAAATGAAATTCGGCCACCACGGCGCAAATCATCCCGTACAAGATTTGGATAATAAACAAGTCTTTATCACCAGTCAAAACCATGGTTTTGCCGTAGATGAGTCCAGTTTGCCCAAATTCTTGAGAGCCACACACCGTTCCTTATTCGATGGTTCGTTGCAAGGCATTGAACGGACAGATAAACCTGCGTTTAGTTTTCAAGGGCATCCTGAAGCCAGTCCGGGGCCACATGATGTATCGGGTTTATTTGACCGCTTTGTTGCGTTGATGCAGCAAAAAACAGCGCAAAAATAA